A DNA window from Suncus etruscus isolate mSunEtr1 chromosome 8, mSunEtr1.pri.cur, whole genome shotgun sequence contains the following coding sequences:
- the SPA17 gene encoding sperm surface protein Sp17 yields MSIPFSNTHYRIPHGFGSLLEGLTREILREQPDNIPAFAAAYFENLLEKREKTNCDPAEWGAKVDDRFYNNHAFKDQQVSEVPEPGTKPKATGPKATPTIAIESTEDEIERGIAALKIQAVYRGQRARREVKKLKIEKADEK; encoded by the exons ATGTCGATTCCATTCTCCAATACCCACTATCGAATACCACATGGATTTGGGAGTCTTCTAGAAGGGCTGACTCGTGAAATTCTCAGAGAGCAACCGGACAACATACCAGCTTTTGCCGCAGCATATTTTGAGAATCTTCTAGAGAAAAGAGAGA AAACCAACTGTGATCCTGCAGAATGGGGGGCTAAGGTAGATGACCGCTTCTATAACAACCATGCATTCAAG GATCAACAAGTATCTGAAGTACCTGAGCCTGGAACAAAGCCCAAAGCAACTGGCCCAAAGGCCACACCTACAATAGCCATT GAATCAACTGAAGATGAAATAGAGAGGGGGATAGCGGCACTCAAAATCCAAGCCGTCTACCGAGGACAAAGAGCTCGAAGAGAGGTTAAGAAGTTGAAAATTGAGAAAGCAGACGAGAAGTGA